A stretch of the Papaver somniferum cultivar HN1 chromosome 6, ASM357369v1, whole genome shotgun sequence genome encodes the following:
- the LOC113287637 gene encoding uncharacterized protein LOC113287637 codes for MLRIASNANKISRVLSTPIFLQSERLIVSNVEEIQHPHSSFLSQNQRNFSAKVSNVLGVSNGVTSNGQNLGYNSLNHRAYYTTESTTEDVAATEEVKEIYDKMYKSITEGRTMPPNVWTWSLVYKCSNPEDIKLLFQMLASLRIFRLSNLQISSNFNDHLCLKVVEACTRVGAIDYGKKTLWEHNAYGLTPLIGSAHRLLMYAKKQKDVALMEDIMKLLKENHLPLQPGTADLLFSTCYETDNWELLMKYSKKFLKSGTKLRLTTLGTWMEFASKRGDVEYLWKIEKMRSDVTDKHSLASAFSCAKGFLLESKPESAAAIIHVLNQTLPEKKKRSKITVELQNLVSEWPVEVIKHQKEEDRKALATSLRNDIPAMITSLFNMGLNVTVNLEDLNKEAIPS; via the exons ATGTTACGAATCGCATCGAATGCCaacaaaatttctagggttttaagTACTCCAATATTTCTACAGTCAGAGCGATTAATTGTCTCTAATGTTGAAGAAATTCAGCATCCACACAGCTCTTTTCTATCGCAGAATCAAAGAAATTTTTCTGCTAAAGTCTCAAATGTTTTAGGAGTTAGCAATGGAGTAACATCGAATGGGCAAAACCTAGggtataattcattgaatcacagAGCTTATTATACTACTGAATCAACCACAGAAGATGTAGCCGCAACag AGGAAGTGAAGGAGATATATGATAAAATGTATAAATCTATTACTGAAGGAAGAACAATGCCTCCAAATGTTTGGACGTGGTCATTAGTTTATAAATGTTCTAACCCAGAAGACATTAAGCTTCTATTTCAAATGTTGGCAAGCCTTCGGATATTT AGGCTGTCAAACCTTCAAATTAGTTCAAATTTCAATGACCATCTTTGCTTAAAAGTTGTGGAGGCATGTACCCGTGTAGGTGCTATTGATTACG GAAAGAAAACCTTATGGGAGCATAATGCATATGGATTGACTCCACTTATTGGATCTGCTCACAGACTTCTG ATGTATGCTAAGAAGCAGAAGGATGTTGCACTCATGGAAGATATCATGAAACTCCTCAAAGAGAATCATTTACCTTTGCAACCTGGTACTGCAGATCTTTTATTCAG CACTTGTTATGAAACTGATAACTGGGAGCTTTTGATGAAATACTCGAAAAAGTTTCTGAAATCTGGAACGAAACTCCGTCTGACAACACTTGGCACGTGGATGGAGTTTGCTTCCAAAAGAG GAGATGTGGAGTATCTATGGAAGATTGAAAAGATGAGATCAGATGTAACCGATAAACACAGTCTTGCATCTGCATTTTCGTGTGCAAAG GGTTTTCTACTTGAAAGTAAGCCTGAAAGTGCTGCAGCCATTATTCATGTCCTTAATCAG ACTTtacctgagaagaagaagagatcaaagATCACAGTTGAACTCCAAAATCTGGTTAGCGAATGGCCTGTAGAAGTCATAAAGCATCAAAAAGAAGAAGACAGGAAG GCACTGGCAACTTCGTTGAGAAATGATATCCCTGCGATGATTACCAGCCTATTTAACATGGGCCTGAATGTTACTGTAAATCTGGAGGATCTTAATAAAGAAGCAATTCCCAGCTAA
- the LOC113287638 gene encoding lipoyl synthase, mitochondrial-like, producing the protein MYPRLLTLVRSFNSSQSSITHHKSVSPFFSINLCAASSTNVQSNKTVKPEFPQTLAELRERLANESPSLMDFTRLRESDEYSIDVGTKKNPLPKPKWMKESIPGGAKYAKIKKKLRDLNLHTVCEEAKCPNLGECWSGGENGTATATIMILGDTCTRGCRFCNVKTSRTPPPPDPNEPSNVAEAIASWGVDYIVITSVDRDDLPDQGSNHFTETVQKLKILKPEILIEALVPDFRGDLSCVEKVAKSGLDVFAHNIETVEELQSAVRDHRANFKQSIEVLKMAKEYAPAGTLTKTSVMLGCGETPDQVVKTMEKVRAAGVDVMTFGQYMRPSKRHMPVSEYITPEAFEKYRVLGIDMGFRYVASGPMVRSSYKAGEYYIRSMIDTDRAKPSSALPVS; encoded by the exons ATGTATCCTCGTCTATTAACCTTGGTTCGATCTTTCAATTCATCTCAATCTTCTATTACACACCACAAATCCGTATCTCCATTTTTTTCAATAAATTTGTGTGCTGCATCATCAACAAACGTGCAATCTAACAAAACCGTGAAACCTGAATTTCCACAAACCCTAGCTGAATTAAGAGAAAGATTAGCAAATGAATCACCGTCGTTAATGGATTTTACACGTCTTCGTGAAAGTGATGAATATTCTATAGATGTTGGTACTAAGAAAAATCCATTACCTAAACCGAAATGGATGAAAGAATCAATTCCTGGTGGAGCTAAATATGCTAAGATTAAGAAGAAATTAAGAGATTTGAATCTTCATACCGTTTGTGAGGAAGCTAAATGCCCTAATTTAGGTGAATGTTGGTCTGGTGGTGAAAATGGTACTGCTACTGCTACTATTATGATTCTTGGTGATACTTGTACTCGAGGTTGCAg ATTTTGCAATGTGAAGACATCACGTACTCCACCTCCTCCTGACCCAAATGAACCCTCAAATGTAGCTGAGGCTATTGCGTCATGGGGTGTGGATTATATAGTGATTACAAGTGTTGATCGAGATGATTTACCTGATCAAGGAAGTAACCATTTTACTGAGACAGTGCAGAAGTTAAAGATCCTAAAGCCAGAGATACTGATAGAAGCACTTG TTCCTGATTTTCGAGGAGATTTAAGTTGTGTAGAGAAGGTCGCAAAATCCGGATTAGATGTCTTTGCTCACAATATCGAGACAGTTGAAGAGCTTCAGAGTGCAGTTCGGGATCACCGTGCTAATTTCAAACAGTCAATTGAAGTACTAAAGATGGCCAAAGAATATGCTCCTGCTGGTACCCTTACAAAAACATCTGTTATGCTGGGTTGTGGCGAGACGCCTGATCAAGTGGTTAAAACAATGGAGAAGGTGAGGGCTGCAGGGGTTGACGTCATGACATTTGGTCAATATATGAGACCATCTAAGCGACACATGCCAGTTTCCGAATACATTACTCCTGAAGCATTTGAGAAGTATCGAGTTCTTGGCATTGACATG GGTTTTCGATATGTGGCATCTGGTCCCATGGTCAGATCTTCATACAAGGCAGGCGAGTATTACATCAGATCCATGATAGACACAGATCGAGCCAAACCTTCTTCTGCACTTCCTGTTTCATAA